cctaaaccccatcgaacacttttgggttgaattggaacgccgactgcgagccaggcctaatcgcccaacatcagtgcccgacctcgctAATGCTCTCATGGTTGAATGGAAGtatgtccccgcagcaatgttctatcatctagtggaaagccttcccagaagagtggaagctgttatagcagtaaaggggggaccaactccacattaatgcccatgattattgaatgagatgttcaacgagcaggtctccacatacttttggtcatgtagtgtatgcctgtctgtctttttatctggctcccgagtggtgcagatttctaaggcactgcatctcagtgctagaggtgtcactacagaccctggtttgattccaggctgtatcacaaccggccgtgattggaagtcccatagggcggcacacaattgtcccagcatcgtccgggttaggctgtcattgtaaataagaatttgttgttaactgacttgcctagttaaataaaggttaaataaaaaattagaaATAAAATGATCTGGTGATTCCCCATCTGTGGTCGGAGCAGTTCGGCTACAGTTAGCTTCATCTTGTAATCATGTCATCACGTAGTAGCAGTCATTTCGCCAGGCCATTTAAACTCTGCTCTATGAGCACCATTGTAGCCATTTCATCCTCTAGCGCTATAAGTAGACTGCTCCTCCTCAGACAGATGGAGTCATCGAGACCGGTTGTATAACATGATGATGAGGTAGGCCTATAAGCTGTTGATGGGAGATGTTTTCatgtagtattgtgtgtgtgttgtgtttcaggtCGATGCTGCCAGATGTGGTGgatgacttccgtctggccaaccCCTACTGTAAAGGCTATGAGGCCATCTTCTACTCCTTCTACGTGTTCTTCACCAAGTTTGCTGCTGGGATCTCTCTCGGAGTGTCTACCCTCTGCCTCGagtgagtcagacagacagacaacataaaCACTAACACAAGAGTATTAAAGGCATTCATTACTGAAAATGGGATTTCCTTGGGAGTATCCATGCCTTACCTCGAGTGagtcaaacacacaaacactgatCCACATCAGGAGAAACATAAACAAGTTAACAACACTTCTGGCATCTCTCTTGGAGTGAGTCAGACGCCACGAACACCAAGTCAGTTAAATAACATAGGAGTGAGATGTCTAGAGAGAAACACATAAACACAAGCCTGATGTATGCATTAATTGGCCATTGTAGTCTATTGTATTTATGAAACTGGTGAGTGTGTAACTGTCGGTATGATACAGGTGTGCATCTCTACAGGTTTGCAGGTTAAGACACTGTACGTATCTCTTCAAGTTTGCTGTGTataatacgtgtgtgtgtgtactggtatCTTCAGGTTTGCTGTGTataatacgtgtgtgtgtgtactggtatCTTCAGGTTTGCGGGTTATGACACGGGAGCATGCAGGCAGCCTGCTCAAGTAGCCTACACTCTGAAACTGCTCATAGGCGCTGCCCCGGTGGCCTTCATCATAACAGGCCTGTTGATACTGCTGCTCTACCCCATCAGTGAGGACGTCCGGCTCAGGAACAAACTCTGTCTGGAGGAGCTACGGTGAGGAACCCACACGTCTCTGTTGTCAGAAGTTGCTAGTACGTCACAGTGCTCTTGTAATGTATATGACAATAAGGGGATACATGCTTATGACATGTCTGACAATGCATTATAAGTGTATCATAATGCTTTATTATACGCATGCTTAAGtgaagtgttaccaaactgagtaTTTGGATCACAAAGATTGAGTGCAATAAGTGTACAGTACACCACCGTCTCTCACCACTGTCATTCCTTTAGGTTGAGTAAAATTACGGTGGCCTGAAATGGCTCAAATACCAACATACAGTACCTTCAATCTAAAAGTTTATATTGTCTTTCTTCTACAGGAAACAAAGCAGCATCAGCTCCAGAACGCTGGAGGATCTGAGCAATCCATGACCTGGGATGGAATGGACAGGAGAGGTATCACATGCGGCGGATTCCAGTTCCCCAACCGGAATATGACTTCTATTAGTGTATATTACACTGAGAAATAATCACATGATAGTTATGCTTTCATGTAAACATTTGAAGTTTGTTTCTGTATTTTCACATGAACCTGTAAAGTATAGCCATCTTGAATATACCTACAAGATAACCTTATTTATATAAATTAATGTATATCACTATTTGCTGTGTTTAGCGGACATTGCTGGTATTTATGAATGGTATCTGAGTATTATAATGTTTCGGGCTTAATAAATACTGTTGACTTTGGTTAGTAGACGGACTGAACCATGACTTCTTAACCTCAAATATAGTAGAGGAAGGTTCCATGTAAGTTCCATTTtgggctctcgagtggcgcagcggtctcagTGCTagaaggtgtcactacagacaccctggttcgaatccaggctgcatcacaaccggccgtgattggtcccattgggcggtgcacaattggcccagcatcgtccgggttttgcCAGTGTAGgtcctcattgtaaataagaatttgttcttaactgacttttaaataaaggtttaatattCAATCATAAGTTGAGTGATGAAACTATCCATTTTAAACATTTGAAGGTTTTAATAATATACAATCGTACAACACACAAACAGGATACATCCCTTTGGGATTTGGTGGCAGCTACACTGAACTCTGCCAGCCAAAACACCACACTATCTTACCTCAGTACTCTGATTCAAAAAAGAGAACTTCATCTTGAACCAGATGGGCATATAATACAAAGCCCCAAAAAGTAAAATATAATCTCCCAAAGTCACTAAATGTAAACATTCTGTTTGAAAGGTGCTTCTTTCAAAAGTGTGTTGGATAATCCCCCAACTGAAAAAGTAACATTTGCCACCCAGTACTGCTTGTTCATAAAAAGCTGCCGAGGGGTTGAGTCTTTGCGTGTGCAGTTTTTAGATATGCATGCATAAAGCACTGACATCTCATATGTGTTATGCTAGGCGGTAGTCCCATGCTTTGTGCTCTCTCCCACTATGCTGAAGTCTGTTTTGAGATTTATGCTGTGTTCAAGTCTCTGTGTTGGGGTAAGATTTGACTGGGCTGGAGGGAGATTTGACTGGGCTGGAGGGGCAGGAGTCTGGGCTGCCAGGGGTTCTGATGGGAGATTTCCTCTTTCCGTTCCTCACCGTCAACTCCTCTTTGGGTTTAAAAGTCAGGGGCACAAAGCCCTCTGCATCCGCTACCAGGACTATCCACAACGGACCTGGAACACAGGAGACAGGAGTTTCAAGTTTAAGGAAGTTTTTATTTAATTCATATTTTATTTATCCCCATGCTTTATAAGACTGTTTAACTTATATAAAACCATGAGAGTCATTGATTACATCCATTTAACCCTTCGAATAGATAGTACTAAGCTTTTCAACCAGTAAGTGTCTACTAATCATTTATAGAGCGGTTTTTGAAGTACAGTAACCACAACATACGGCTCTCTCAGATTGCTGCAAAAACCCTAACAGTGAAACTCCTGAATGGAGTGGTGTCATAAATACTCTATAAATAGTCTTGGAGTTGGCGGAGGCGTGCTGAGTGTGTATATTAGCAGAACGAACCCAGGGAGGGTGTGGTGGGGCTGTAAGCTGCTTCTGTTATAAACCTTTTAATCCACAGTAACCCTATAATCACTCCCATATTCAGCCTCTCCACCCATTAACTGAAGCACTCCGTTTAACACCAAATACTGTTGTTTAAAATGCATGTCCTTTTGGGGGGAGTGAAACAGAGATGTCATTATTTTGATATACAACATCTTCTCTAGTTAGTTGTAATAGCTGAGAGAAGCTCAGTagttcctcagtctagactatgGGCTCAGGATATGGCGGTTATTCTTATATGAATAGATTCCTGGAAACCTGagggaaaagttttttttctatccccgtccacacgcacacacacacacttctgagaAGACTACCCAATTTCCTCTTGAGGCATGCCTACATTGGGAAGAGCCAATAATGTCAGTCTGCAGATATGAATTGTGTTGATATCTGTAAGCAGGGAATCACCCCGCTGTTTATGATGATGTCATATCGCTCAGTCTACCTTTAATCTCAAATAACTGGTAGAATTAAGCCTGGGGTATACATAGTGAAAACATAGAATCATCTCAAGCCTTAAGACTACAACCATGTGTTATTATTGGTATGGGGGAAGCCCATGGGCCAGATACGTACCATACACCATCTCTACTACAGTGACGTTGAAGAGCTCCTGAAGAACCTTCAGACACAGCTTCCCCTCACACAACAACACTGGCCTTCTCTCATCTATAAACACATTCTCAGACAGCTGCTTCTGcatggaggagagggaagagatagagagagatagatagatgatacagagagagtgagatagagagagtggaggggggttAGTTAGTACAATTCTGACCTCAAGAACACAGACAGTTATTGATGGATGCAACAGCAAGGcatcatttcacaaataaaaATATCAGtattgaatcgcaatacatatataatcgtaatacatatcgtatcggcacctaagtatcgtgataatattgtattgtgaggtccctggcaattcccagccctagcgTCTAACGTAACTTTATTATACAAAGGTGGGGCCTATAATTTcaataaataaggtatttcaacaAACATTATCTTTTAAAATATTGCTCTGAAAATCTCCAGCTTTTGCAGACATAGAAATGAAATATCCCAAATGAAGTAATATCTTGTAAGATGTAACCCCTACCTGACATGTGATATTAACGTATGGAGGATCACAGGCATTGGGGTAACTAGTCCCCAGACCCTTTTTGCCCTTCCGGGTGAAGTCCCTGATCTCTGTCAGACACTGTTGTACCTCAGAAAAACGAGAGAAAATCCTCTCCATGTTCTGAGACAGCTGCTCCaggttcctctccttctctctggggGCCAAGGGGGTGGTTTTGGGCAGGGTGGGGAGCTCCGTGTGGGGCTTATCCCTAGGGTTGTAGTATGGGGAGCAGGTTTGACTTGACTCCCTGCTAGCCTGTCCTGCCATGGAGAGCATTGTCATTCGGTTGACGGGTTCCATGTCGAAGTTTTCGACCGTAATGGAGGAAGCGTTAGAGTGAGGTTGGTCAGAGGGGTGACAGAGGTCAGAGTAGGAGAAGTCGACTGAGCTGGTGACTGAGCTGGGCTCCGGgctcctcacctcctccaccaGCCTCCTCCTGCTGCTCCCTGGAGAATGGGACTGGATTACACCTCCTCCCGGCAGCACCAGCTCCTTAATCTCGACAAGCTCCTGCTGCTCATCTTTAGAGAAGACATGCTTCGAGTGGCGTCTAATGGGGGATTCTCGATTCGGGGAGGGAGACGCCGGGGTTCCTCCGTTGTAGACAATCTCCTTTGAGGCGAGGCGCAGGATGTATTTGTCCATattggaggaggggaggaaggcaGGGTCGTTGGACTTCTGTCTGCCAATCATGAGGAGCAACATCTTGTCACCAAGAAAGCAGATGCCTTTGGGCCTCTCGTTTTTCTGTAAGGAGATCTGCTGGATGTTGGGCATGGTGGATGGTGTGATGCAGTAGACCAGTACCATGCTACATGTGTTGGAGGCCACTGCCACCGTGGAACCTCTGGAGTCAAAGGCCACGATGTCTGGCACCAGGATCCCAGGGATGCTGACCTTACTGGTGCTGGTGACTTTCCGTTCGTAGGTGACCAGGATAAGGTGAGACGAATCCTGTCCGGAGCCGGTCAGGTGATCCCTG
This region of Salvelinus alpinus chromosome 8, SLU_Salpinus.1, whole genome shotgun sequence genomic DNA includes:
- the wdcp gene encoding WD repeat and coiled-coil-containing protein, translating into MTATVDSYPVTVSMELGKAKLLRSGLNTLHQTIHPVHGIAWTDGKQVCLTSLYYANCEVKFGDTNVIGQFEHVFGLSWGPLCCSGAPALLAVQHKKHVTVWQLQLSALEQNKLLCTQTCEMSEPFPLLSEGCVWHPKMDILSVLTKKDASVLFCVRLDNRRVKADIKGSGLIHCACWTKDGTRLVLAIGSALHSYIYNDVQKSLLACSFCPIFDVGGYICAIESTGEAQVAVATELPLDRICGLNAGIAFDVSSDSESSLPGHSSPMVMLDEDGCIDPRRRSFDSERSYLSCSASGGPMDLTHLLAKHRRSDPSPLLHLRRRDHLTGSGQDSSHLILVTYERKVTSTSKVSIPGILVPDIVAFDSRGSTVAVASNTCSMVLVYCITPSTMPNIQQISLQKNERPKGICFLGDKMLLLMIGRQKSNDPAFLPSSNMDKYILRLASKEIVYNGGTPASPSPNRESPIRRHSKHVFSKDEQQELVEIKELVLPGGGVIQSHSPGSSRRRLVEEVRSPEPSSVTSSVDFSYSDLCHPSDQPHSNASSITVENFDMEPVNRMTMLSMAGQASRESSQTCSPYYNPRDKPHTELPTLPKTTPLAPREKERNLEQLSQNMERIFSRFSEVQQCLTEIRDFTRKGKKGLGTSYPNACDPPYVNITCQKQLSENVFIDERRPVLLCEGKLCLKVLQELFNVTVVEMVYGPLWIVLVADAEGFVPLTFKPKEELTVRNGKRKSPIRTPGSPDSCPSSPVKSPSSPVKSYPNTET